A window of Tripterygium wilfordii isolate XIE 37 chromosome 7, ASM1340144v1, whole genome shotgun sequence contains these coding sequences:
- the LOC120002473 gene encoding alkane hydroxylase MAH1-like, which yields MSLLISFFEIFLALCGFIILWRSLRGKKSKKRRLKNWPLVGMLPEIFLNINHVHDGFTELQARCGGTFLFKVPWFEMLTTTDPANIQHIMTTNFSNYPKGPEFKKIFDVVGNGFSNADDDLWRNHRRIAQQLLTHNKFYKFLLSTTYDKVQNGLIPLLDHVSEQGLVVDLQDVFIRLTFDATCILVTGHDPESLSVGFPEAPFPRALIDAEEAIFYRHVMPEKTWKLMRFLGIGKEKQLAKAWEILDNLICKCISMKRQEHNGEKNIDLLSSYMDQENTQGWEIDDKLLRDTVLNLMIAGQDTTASALTWLFWLLSKNPSVEAKIREELQTTEPESDIEKLNKLVYLHAALCESLRLYPPVPFQLKTPIKTDILPSGDKVEPNTKIVLLTYSMGRMKRVWGKDCLEYKPERWISENGRIKYEPSYKFFAFNAGPRTCLGKQVAFTQLKTTAAAIIRNFDVQVIEGHSVAPSASIILHMKHGLMVRVTKRGYC from the coding sequence ATGTCTCTGCTAATTAGCTTCTTTGAAATCTTTCTTGCGCTTTGTGGGTTCATCATTCTTTGGAGGAGCCTAAGAGgcaagaagagcaagaagagGAGGCTCAAAAACTGGCCTCTCGTCGGAATGTTACCGGAGATTTTCCTCAACATCAACCACGTTCACGACGGATTTACAGAACTTCAAGCTCGATGTGGAGGTACTTTTCTCTTCAAAGTCCCTTGGTTTGAAATGTTAACCACCACAGACCCTGCCAATATCCAGCACATCATGACCACGAACTTCTCAAACTACCCGAAAGGGCCAGAGTTCAAGAAAATCTTCGACGTGGTTGGGAACGGATTTTCCAACGCTGATGACGATTTGTGGAGGAATCACAGGAGAATTGCTCAACAATTACTCACTCACAACAAGTTCTACAAGTTCTTGTTGAGTACAACCTATGATAAGGTGCAAAACGGCCTAATTCCGCTGCTTGATCATGTCTCAGAACAGGGTTTAGTAGTGGACTTGCAGGATGTGTTTATAAGATTAACATTTGATGCTACTTGTATTTTGGTCACCGGACATGACCCCGAAAGCCTCTCCGTTGGATTCCCGGAAGCTCCATTTCCGCGGGCGTTAATCGATGCTGAGGAAGCAATCTTTTACAGACATGTCATGCCTGAGAAGACATGGAAGCTAATGAGGTTTCTTGGGATTGGAAAAGAAAAGCAGCTAGCAAAAGCTTGGGAAATTCTAGACAATCTGATATGTAAGTGCATATCAATGAAGAGACAAGAACATAATGGAGAGAAGAATATTGATCTATTGAGTTCATATATGGATCAAGAAAACACTCAAGGTTGGGAAATTGATGACAAGCTATTGAGAGACACAGTTCTGAATCTTATGATTGCAGGACAGGACACTACTGCTTCTGCTCTCACTTGGTTGTTCTGGCTTCTCTCCAAAAACCCATCAGTGGAAGCAAAGATCAGAGAGGAATTACAGACAACAGAACCAGAATCCGACATCGAAAAGCTGAACAAGTTAGTTTATCTACATGCAGCATTGTGTGAATCACTAAGGCTGTACCCACCAGTTCCTTTCCAACTAAAAACACCAATAAAGACAGACATTCTTCCAAGTGGTGATAAGGTGGAACCAAACACTAAGATCGTATTGTTAACGTACTCGATGGGACGAATGAAGAGGGTTTGGGGCAAAGATTGCTTGGAATACAAGCCTGAGAGATGGATTTCAGAGAATGGAAGGATCAAGTACGAGCCTTCATACAAGTTCTTCGCATTCAATGCCGGACCGAGGACTTGTCTTGGGAAGCAAGTGGCTTTTACACAGTTGAAGACCACTGCAGCTGCTATAATCAGAAACTTTGATGTTCAGGTGATTGAAGGACACAGTGTTGCTCCTAGTGCTTCCATTATTCTTCACATGAAGCATGGTTTAATGGTTAGAGTCACCAAGAGAGGGTACTGCTAG
- the LOC120002875 gene encoding non-functional pseudokinase ZED1-like, with translation MPYLCPSFISRYLETTEKKRKRSFLRNGSLLLKELIASSDGKYNPFRIYSEEELKKATNNYDPNCIFHINTFGKWYKGTIEGRVVPVCKSSWLPVHVKHLTGKWSEMLVNNWRNDAVTDVSISAMLSGHKNVLKLLGCCLETTVPMVVYEYAGNRTLCDRIHTTAGSDSQPLPWKSRLEIAREIAHAIAYLHTAFAKPIIHRKIRPSNILLDQNDVPKLLDFSSSMTIREGETVKVDTYAGSLGYMSADIGFEVNEKVDVHNFGSLLLELLTGKDPREIHELAMGKDYSFPYCEDGLHCLAHHTENYLSCDSIEDIVDSTFFLTEGGGSEQQQQLRQWEAVKELALKCWANPKEERPTMVEVTKQLRQIELS, from the coding sequence ATGCCATATTTGTGCCCTAGTTTCATTTCAAGGTACTTGGAAACGactgagaaaaaaagaaagagatcatTTTTACGGAATGGAAGCTTGTTATTGAAGGAGTTGATTGCTTCCTCTGACGGAAAATATAACCCCTTCCGCATTTATTCAGAAGAAGAGCTCAAGAAGGCAACCAACAACTATGATCCTAATTGCATTTTCCATATCAATACCTTTGGAAAGTGGTACAAGGGTACTATTGAAGGTCGAGTTGTTCCCGTATGCAAGTCATCTTGGTTGCCTGTCCATGTCAAGCATCTAACAGGCAAATGGAGCGAAATGTTGGTGAATAATTGGCGCAATGATGCAGTTACCGATGTCTCTATTTCGGCAATGTTGAGTGGTCACAAGAATGTTTTGAAGCTCTTAGGATGCTGTCTCGAGACAACTGTTCCAATGGTCGTGTATGAATATGCAGGGAATAGAACTCTGTGTGATCGAATTCACACCACCGCTGGAAGTGATTCACAACCATTGCCATGGAAAAGTAGGTTAGAGATTGCAAGGGAGATAGCTCATGCAATTGCATATCTCCACACTGCATTTGCAAAGCCTATCATTCATAGAAAAATAAGGCCCTCTAATATTTTACTGGACCAAAATGATGTTCCAAAACTGTTGGATTTTTCGTCTTCAATGACAATCCGTGAGGGTGAGACAGTCAAGGTAGATACATATGCAGGAAGCTTGGGCTATATGTCAGCAGATATTGGATTTGAAGTAAATGAGAAAGTTGATGTACATAACTTTGGTTCACTTTTACTTGAGCTTCTAACAGGAAAGGATCCTCGAGAAATACATGAATTGGCTATGGGAAAGGATTATAGTTTTCCCTATTGTGAGGATGGTCTTCATTGCTTAGCACATCACACTGAAAATTATTTATCATGCGATTCCATTGAAGATATTGTGGACTCTACATTCTTTCTAACAGAGGGAGGAGGATCCGAGCAACAGCAGCAGCTGCGTCAATGGGAAGCGGTGAAAGAACTCGCTCTAAAATGCTGGGCCAATCCTAAGGAGGAGAGACCAACCATGGTAGAAGTCACCAAACAACTCAGGCAAATTGAATTAAGCTAA